A DNA window from Drosophila biarmipes strain raj3 chromosome 2R, RU_DBia_V1.1, whole genome shotgun sequence contains the following coding sequences:
- the LOC108022987 gene encoding uncharacterized protein LOC108022987 isoform X2 codes for MGAVEGDRRRDREGDPWSSRSGSRSRATSVGSSWLHDELQPGEHEPTSALLDYCKRKFLRPYVAILTLVGLNPISTDMSSVRACCSYVQALMVLFVLLLGYLLRYVCGYRGDRGFTSYRDIRPFSNGTDGGGATPNTIGELLFGFIVPSGFNLMAFVSAVLVCKVIDHEQLQNLIERVFLMSAKPKRLCRMLWLFLAIALLLLILLFGYACCVVMMQPSQIVKVSWLADALSDWEMWLRMGLLLTILLQDLVEIIILSNYYIECYLLRMHLETLSHKLLMHSIDSLDWMREVLEFRKLLERLNQHVSIPVCFLIVMNLAYAFAGLVYLFKDFDFHYCALKLVLLNIANVMLWLFLGLLPFFVASSVTRVCQNAQANGHQIRVRPFVYHNTSAEDLNSTLLFAASLDMSAKLFRMPIQPNYLCFAILVVVIVILTLGMCLNLTALGKI; via the exons ATGGGCGCCGTGGAGGGGGATCGCCGCCGCGACAGAGAGGGGGACCCGTGGAGCAGCCGCAGCGGGAGCCGCAGCCGAGCGACGTCCGTTGGCTCATCCTGGCTGCACGACGAGCTT CAGCCGGGGGAGCACGAGCCCACCTCCGCCCTCTTGGACTACTGCAAACGGAAG TTCCTCCGTCCCTATGTGGCCATCCTGACGCTGGTGGGCCTCAACCCCATCTCCACCGACATGAGCAGTGTCCGCGCCTGCTGCAGCTACGTCCAGGCGCTGATGGTGCTGTTCGTCCTGCTGCTGGGGTACCTCCTGCGCTACGTCTGCGGATACAG AGGCGACCGTGGCTTCACCAGCTACCGGGATATTCGACCCTTCAGCAACGGAACGGATGGAGGAGGAGCCACCCCCAACACCATAGGAGAACTCCTCTTCGGATTCATAGTGCCCAGCGGCTTCAACCTCATGGCCTTCGTGTCTGCCGTGCTGGTCTGCAAGGTGATCGACCACGAGCAGCTGCAGAACCTCATCGAGCGGGTCTTCCTGATGTCAGCCAAACCGAAGAGACTCTGCCGCATGCTGTGGCTCTTTCTGGCCATTGccctgttgctgctgatcCTGCTCTTCGGCTACGCCTGCTGCGTGGTGATGATGCAGCCCAGCCAGATCGTCAAGGTGTCCTGGCTGGCAGATGCCCTCAGCGACTGGGAGATGTGGCTGCGCATGGGCCTGCTGCTAACCATACTCCTGCAAGATCTTGTGGAGATCATCATACTGAGCAACTACTACATTGAGTGCTATTTGCTGAGGATGCATCTGGAAACGCTGTCGCACAAGCTTCTGATGCACTCCATCGACTCGCTGGATTGGATGCGGGAAGTGCTCGAGTTCCGCAAGCTGCTGGAGCGGCTGAACCAGCACGTGTCCATCCCGGTGTGCTTCCTGATTGTGATGAATCTGGCGTACGCCTTCGCTGGCCTGGTGTACCTCTTCAAGGACTTTGACTTCCACTACTGCGCCCTGAAGCTCGTGCTACTTAACATTGCCAACGTGATGCTGTGGCTGTTTCTGGGATTGCTGCCCTTCTTCGTGGCCTCCTCGGTGACGCGTGTGTGCCAGAATGCCCAAGCGAATGGACACCAGATACGGGTTCGTCCCTTTGTCTACCACAACACCTCGGCGGAGGATCTCAACTCGACGCTGCTGTTCGCCGCCTCGCTGGACATGTCCGCCAAACTCTTCCGCATGCCCATCCAGCCGAACTACCTCTGCTTCGCCATCCTCGTGGTCGTCATTGTGATCCTCACGCTGGGCATGTGCCTGAATCTCACCGCCCTGGGCAAAATATAA
- the LOC108022987 gene encoding uncharacterized protein LOC108022987 isoform X1: MYRHNAESSFCFINRLNGNANDELQQPGEHEPTSALLDYCKRKFLRPYVAILTLVGLNPISTDMSSVRACCSYVQALMVLFVLLLGYLLRYVCGYRGDRGFTSYRDIRPFSNGTDGGGATPNTIGELLFGFIVPSGFNLMAFVSAVLVCKVIDHEQLQNLIERVFLMSAKPKRLCRMLWLFLAIALLLLILLFGYACCVVMMQPSQIVKVSWLADALSDWEMWLRMGLLLTILLQDLVEIIILSNYYIECYLLRMHLETLSHKLLMHSIDSLDWMREVLEFRKLLERLNQHVSIPVCFLIVMNLAYAFAGLVYLFKDFDFHYCALKLVLLNIANVMLWLFLGLLPFFVASSVTRVCQNAQANGHQIRVRPFVYHNTSAEDLNSTLLFAASLDMSAKLFRMPIQPNYLCFAILVVVIVILTLGMCLNLTALGKI, translated from the exons ATGTACCGACACAACGCGGAGAGCTCTTTCTGCTTCATCAATCGCCTCAACGGGAACGCCAATGACGAACTGCAGCAGCCGGGGGAGCACGAGCCCACCTCCGCCCTCTTGGACTACTGCAAACGGAAG TTCCTCCGTCCCTATGTGGCCATCCTGACGCTGGTGGGCCTCAACCCCATCTCCACCGACATGAGCAGTGTCCGCGCCTGCTGCAGCTACGTCCAGGCGCTGATGGTGCTGTTCGTCCTGCTGCTGGGGTACCTCCTGCGCTACGTCTGCGGATACAG AGGCGACCGTGGCTTCACCAGCTACCGGGATATTCGACCCTTCAGCAACGGAACGGATGGAGGAGGAGCCACCCCCAACACCATAGGAGAACTCCTCTTCGGATTCATAGTGCCCAGCGGCTTCAACCTCATGGCCTTCGTGTCTGCCGTGCTGGTCTGCAAGGTGATCGACCACGAGCAGCTGCAGAACCTCATCGAGCGGGTCTTCCTGATGTCAGCCAAACCGAAGAGACTCTGCCGCATGCTGTGGCTCTTTCTGGCCATTGccctgttgctgctgatcCTGCTCTTCGGCTACGCCTGCTGCGTGGTGATGATGCAGCCCAGCCAGATCGTCAAGGTGTCCTGGCTGGCAGATGCCCTCAGCGACTGGGAGATGTGGCTGCGCATGGGCCTGCTGCTAACCATACTCCTGCAAGATCTTGTGGAGATCATCATACTGAGCAACTACTACATTGAGTGCTATTTGCTGAGGATGCATCTGGAAACGCTGTCGCACAAGCTTCTGATGCACTCCATCGACTCGCTGGATTGGATGCGGGAAGTGCTCGAGTTCCGCAAGCTGCTGGAGCGGCTGAACCAGCACGTGTCCATCCCGGTGTGCTTCCTGATTGTGATGAATCTGGCGTACGCCTTCGCTGGCCTGGTGTACCTCTTCAAGGACTTTGACTTCCACTACTGCGCCCTGAAGCTCGTGCTACTTAACATTGCCAACGTGATGCTGTGGCTGTTTCTGGGATTGCTGCCCTTCTTCGTGGCCTCCTCGGTGACGCGTGTGTGCCAGAATGCCCAAGCGAATGGACACCAGATACGGGTTCGTCCCTTTGTCTACCACAACACCTCGGCGGAGGATCTCAACTCGACGCTGCTGTTCGCCGCCTCGCTGGACATGTCCGCCAAACTCTTCCGCATGCCCATCCAGCCGAACTACCTCTGCTTCGCCATCCTCGTGGTCGTCATTGTGATCCTCACGCTGGGCATGTGCCTGAATCTCACCGCCCTGGGCAAAATATAA
- the LOC108022132 gene encoding uncharacterized protein LOC108022132 — MKTCFGWFFLLLSHARAYRFLDETCGAWPTNKAPSSGWLATISNATHLQCHGTLINRRFVLTSALCIYLPGTKIVEFGSAKYSVSRLVVHKKYLQHDIGLVKLSSSVEFNPFIYPICIILDQEKNKYVRNTPRFKAVAWSPNYNALQVIELKEVYSSYPTQIFATSFSKRTNCYLELGGPLAQYIFFGNSQRAVQFGIRSYGGKGCNENGAYTNLENYAGWIEETVKKFSTEDQRPEQPPDQGIWLYEDCGGNTLSSKLRAFIYAPHFSAQGWFITDRFVITNANALPDDASSLDVGLAGTPRSYDEFRVLSIFQHPGYSQYYQNDIALLKLNRPVTIGKLSPVCMLAQKEHQEEVESSSPLTAFDFVQTENHITIFEKNVSLIESRKCSHLTSAPIDQNQLCVGAPRGTSPHYGNSGDVLIKKVMYKAKEWFVLLGIASYSSNGVQVFTNVVRHTDWITQVIASN; from the exons ATGAAGACTTGTTTTGGATGGTTTTTTTTGCTCCTGAGCCACGCTAGGGCCTACCGCTTTCTGGACGAAACCTGTGGAGCTTGGCCCACCAACAAGGCCCCCAGTTCTGGCTGGTTGGCAACCATCAGTAATGCCACACATCTTCAGTGTCACGGGACCCTGATTAACAGAC GCTTCGTTTTAACTTCTGCTCTTTGCATATATCTTCCTGGAACTAA AATTGTGGAGTTCGGATCGGCTAAATATAGTGTCAGCCGGTTGGTGGTGCACAAAAAATATCTACAACATGATATAGGCCTGGTGAAACTGTCAAGCAGCGTCGAATTCAATC CCTTCATATACCCAATATGTATCATATTGGATCAAGAAAAAAACAAGTATGTAAGGAACACGCCAAGGTTCAAAGCTGTTGCATGGAGCCCAAACTATAATGCTCTTCAAGTCATAGAGCTTAAAGAGGTATATAGCTCATATCCGACTCAAATTTTTGCTACCAGTTTCTCTAAGCGAACGAACTGTTACCTAGAGCTTGGGGGTCCGCTGGCAcaatatatcttttttggtAATTCGCAACGGGCAGTTCAGTTTGGCATCCGAAGCTATGGGGGAAAGGGCTGCAACGAGAACGGGGCTTATACCAATCTTGAAAACTACGCCGGATGGATTGAGGAAACAGTAAAAAAATTCAGTACCGAGGATCAAAGGCCTGAGCAGCCGCCAGACCAGGGCATATGGCTCTATGAGGACTGTGGCGGTAATACCTTATCATCGAAACTACGGGCTTTTATTTATGCCCCCCATTTCTCGGCACAGGGATGGTTTATCACAGACA GATTTGTCATCACAAATGCCAATGCCCTACCCGACGACGCTTCCTCTCT AGATGTGGGCTTGGCCGGAACCCCCAGGTCCTACGACGAATTCAGAGTACTTTCCATATTCCAGCACCCCGGGTACTCGCAATACTACCAAAATGATATAGCCTTACTCAAACTGAATCGGCCGGTGACCATAG GCAAGCTGAGCCCTGTATGCATGCTAGCCCAGAAGGAACATCAAGAGGAGGTCGAATCAAGTTCGCCCTTAACTGCGTTTGACTTTGTTCAAACTGAGAATCACATAACTatctttgaaaaaaatgtttcacttATTGAGTCCCGCAAATGCTCCCACCTAACCTCGGCCCCAATAGACCAGAACCAACTCTGTGTGGGAGCTCCGCGAGGAACGAGTCCTCATTACGGAAATAGTGGCGACGTATTGATAAAAAAGGTAATGTACAAGGCAAAGGAATGGTTCGTGCTGCTGGGTATTGCCAGTTATTCATCCAATGGCGTACAAGTTTTCACGAACGTTGTACGACATACTGATTGGATAACCCAGGTAATTGCCTCCAATTAA